TTATCAGTGTCATCTTTGGTAGGATTAAGTGAGAGAGGTCAGGTATGGAATCAAAGGTTTTAAAAAAGCGGTCAAAAAAGACTGGTCTTCCGCCAGGTACCCTTGTACATATTGGAGAGGAAAAAACAGAAAGCGTAAAGATTACAATTCTTAACTACAATGAAACTCAATTTCAAGAGGTCGAAGCAAGTAAGGTTGAAGAATGTCTGCCCTTCAAAGATAAGCCAAATGTCACCTGGATAAATATAGACGGCATCCATCAGGTAGATATCATAGAGAAGATAGGTCATTACTTTAATCTCCACCCCCTCCTGCTGGAAGACATAATGAATACTGAGCAACGTCCCAAGATGGAGGATTATGGAGATTACATTTTTGTTGTTATGAAAATGCTTTCCTATGACGAAAAGGATGGTGAAATAAAGGCTGAGCAGATCAGTTTGGTACTCGGCTCAAACTATGTCATTTCATTCCAGGAGAGGGAAGGAAATGTTTTTGATTCAATCAGGGGGAGGATGAAAAACGAGAAATGGCGCATTAGAAGAATGGGCGCTGATTACCTTGTATACTCTCTGATAGATGTAATTATTGATA
This sequence is a window from Pseudomonadota bacterium. Protein-coding genes within it:
- the corA gene encoding magnesium/cobalt transporter CorA, yielding MESKVLKKRSKKTGLPPGTLVHIGEEKTESVKITILNYNETQFQEVEASKVEECLPFKDKPNVTWINIDGIHQVDIIEKIGHYFNLHPLLLEDIMNTEQRPKMEDYGDYIFVVMKMLSYDEKDGEIKAEQISLVLGSNYVISFQEREGNVFDSIRGRMKNEKWRIRRMGADYLVYSLIDVIIDNYFTILEKLGEKIEDLEDELVVNVRPETLRSIHNLKREMLSLRKSVWPLREVVNGLERGESSLIHESTYVYLRDVYDHTIQVIDTIETFRDMLAGMFDIYLSSISNRLNEVMKVLTIIATIFIPLTFIVGLYGMNFEYMPELKMRWAYPAVLILMLVIAVTMLVYFKRKRWF